The Streptomyces sp. NBC_01317 genomic interval GGCGACAGACCGCGGAAGTCACGGATACGCGGCAGCGCGAGCGACAGCGTACGGTCCAGGAACTCCCACATGCGGTCACCGCGGAGGGTGACGTGGCAGCCGATCGGCTGGCCCTCGCGCAGCTTGAACTGCGCGATGGACTTCCGGGCCTTGGTGACGGCCGGCTTCTGGCCCGTGATCGTGGTGAGGTCGCGGATGGCGCCCTCGATCAGCTTGGAGTCGCGGGCGGCGTCGCCCACACCCATGTTGACCACGATCTTGACGAGACCGGGGATCTGCATGACGTTCTCGTACGAGAACTCCTCACGCAGCTTGCCCGTGATCTCCTCGCGGTAGCGCAGCTTCAGACGGGGTGCAGTGGTGGTCGTCATCAGATGTCCTCACCGGTCCGCTTGGCAACGCGGATCTTCTTGCCCTCGTCGTCAAAGCGGTAGCCGACGCGGGTGACGACCTTCTTGCCGTCCTTCTCCACGACCAGCTGAACGTTGCTGACATGGACGGGGGCTTCGGTGGTCACGATGCCGCCGGTCTGCGAACCGCGAGCCGTCTGACCGGCCTTGGTGTGCTTCTTGACCCGGTTGACACCCTCGACGAGAACACGGTTCTGCGTGGGGATGGCCAGAATGACCTTCCCCTGCTTGCCCTTGTCCTTGCCGGTGATGACCTGAACCAGGTCGCCCTTCTTGATCTTCATGCTTACAGCACCTCCGGCGCGAGCGAGATGATCTTCATGAACTTCTTCTCGCGCAGCTCACGGCCCACCGGGCCGAAGATACGGGTGCCACGAGGGTCGCCGTCGTTCTTCAGGATGACGGCGGCGTTCTCGTCGAAGCGGATGTACGAGCCGTCCTGGCGGCGGCGCTCCTTGACGGTGCGAACGATGACAGCCTTGACGACGTCACCCTTCTTCACGTTCGCACCGGGGATCGCGTCCTTGACGGTGGCGACGATGACGTCGCCGATGCCCGCGTAGCGGCGGCCCGAGCCACCGAGAACACGGATGCAAAGGACTTCCTTGGCACCTGTGTTGTCGGCGACACGAAGTCGCGACTCCTGCTGGATCACGTGTATCTCCTGATCGTCTGCCGGTTCCCCGGGGGGCGGATCGCTCCCGCCCCCCGGAGCCTGGCGGAACTACTTCGGGGGTATGCCCTCGAAGGAATTACTCGGCCTGGGTTACTTGGCCTTCTCAAGGATCTCGATGATGCGCCACCGCTTCGTGGCGGACAGCGGCCGGGTCTCCATCAGGAGGACGCGGTCGCCGATGCCGGCGGCGTTCTGCTCGTCGTGCGCCTTGAGCTTGTTCGTACGGCGGATGACCTTGCCGTACAGAGCGTGCTTCACGCGGTCCTCGACGGCGACGACGACGGTCTTGTCCATCTTGTCGCTGACGACCAGGCCCTCACGGGTCTTGCGGAATCCGCGCTCGGTGCTCGGGGTGTTCTCGGTCACGTTGTTCTCAGTCATCAGGCGCTCTCCACCGTCTCGATGCCCAGCTCGCGCTCACGCATCAGGGTGTAGATCCGCGCGATGTCCTTGCGGACGGCCTTGAGCCGACCGTGGTTCTCGAGCTGGCCCGTCGCCGCCTGGAAGCGGAGATTGAACAGCTCTTCCTTGGCTTCGCGAAGCTTGTTGACAAGCTCCTCGTCGCCCAGTTCGCGCAGCTCGGACGCCTTGGTAACGGCCGCCATCACGACTCACCTGCCTCGCGCCGAACGATCCGGCACTTCATCGGAAGCTTGTGAGCTGCGCGGGTAAGCGCCTCACGCGCAATCTTCTCGTTCGGGTAGGACAGCTCGAACATCACCCGACCGGGCTTGACGTTCGCGATCCACCACTCGGGGGAACCCTTACCGGAACCCATGCGGGTCTCGGCGGGCTTCTTGGTGAGCGGACGGTCCGGGTAGATGTTGATCCAGACCTTGCCGCCACGCTTGATGTGGCGGGTCATCGCGATACGAGCGGCCTCGATCTGACGGTTCGTCACGTATGCCGGGGTCAGCGCCTGGATGCCGTACTCGCCGAACGCAACCTGCGTGCCACCCTTGGACATACCGCTGCGCTTCGGGTGGTGCTGCTTGCGGTGCTTGACCCTACGGGGGATCAGCATGTCGGTCAGGCCTCCGTTCCGCCGGTAGAAGAGGGCGTCGCCTCCGCGGCCGGAGCAGCCGTGGCGTCGGCCTTGGGGGCCTCCGCACCGGGAGCCTGCTGCGGCTTGCGGCCACCGCGGCCGCCGCGCTCGCCACCACGGCCGCCACCGGCGCCACCGCGGCCGGCGGGACGGTCGTTGCCGCCACCACGAGCCGGGCGGTTGCCCGCGCGGGCCGCGGCGTTCTCGGCACGCACCTCGGCGATGTTCTTGACGTCGCCCTTGTAGATCCAGACCTTCACGCCGATACGGCCGAAGGTCGTCTTGGCCTCGAAGAAGCCGTAGTCGACGTTCGCACGGAGGGTGTGCAGGGGCACACGGCCCTCGCGGTAGAACTCCGAGCGGGACATCTCGGCGCCGCCGAGACGGCCACCGCACTGGATCTTGATGCCCTTGGCGCCGGCCTTCATCGTCGACTGCATGCTCTTCCGCATGGCGCGACGGAAGGAGACACGCGAGGACAGCTGCTCGGCGACGGCCTGGGCCACCAGCTGAGCGTCCACCTCGGGGTTCTTGACCTCGAGGATGTTCAGCTGGACCTGCTTGCCGGTCAGCTTCTCCAGCTCGCCGCGGATACGGTCGGCCTCGGCGCCGCGGCGGCCGATGACGATGCCCGGACGCGCGGTGTGGATGTCGACGCGGACGCGGTCGCGGGTGCGCTCGATCTCGACCTTCGAGATGCCGGCCCGCTCCATGCCCTTCGTCATCATGCGACGAATGGCGACGTCTTCCTTGACGTAGTCCTTGTACAGCTTGTCGGCGTACCACCGGGACTTGAAGTCCGTGGTGATGCCGAGCCGGAACCCATGCGGGTTAACCTTCTGGCCCATTACCGGGTTCCTTCCTTGCTGCTGACGACCACGGTGATGTGGCTGGTCCGCTTGCGGATCCGGTAGGCACGGCCCTGGGCACGCGGCCGGAACCGCTTCAGGGTCGGACCCTCATCCACATACGCCTCGCTGATGACCAGCGAAGAGGCGTCCGGGTGGTCGTAGTTGTGCGCGGCGTTGGCAATGGCGCTGTCAAGCACCTTGCCGACCGGCACGCTCGCGGCCTGCGCGGCGAAACGCAGGACCGCCTGAGCCTCCGTGGCATCCATGCCACGGATGAGGTCCACCACTCGGCGGGCCTTCATGGGCGTGACGCGGATGTACCGCGCCTGGGCCCTGGCTTCCATGGTTGTCCCTTCGGTGTAAGTCATAGTCGGTTACACCCCGCGTCAGCGGCGCTTCGACTTCCGGTCGTCCTTGACGTGGCCGCGGAAGGTGCGAGTCGGCGAGAACTCGCCGAGCTTGTGGCCGACCATCGACTCGGTGACGAACACCGGGACGTGGATCTTGCCGTTGTGCACCGCGATCGTGTGGCCCAGCATGGCCGGGATGATCATTGAGCGCCGGGACCAGGTCTTGATGACGTTCTTGGTGCCTGCTTCGTTCTGGACGTCCACCTTCTTGATCAGGTGGTCGTCGACGAAGGGCCCCTTCTTGAGACTGCGCGGCATCTAAACCCGCTCCTAGCGCTTCTTGTTCGACTTGCGGCGGCGGACGATGTACTTGCTGCTTGCCTTCTTCGGCGAGCGAGTACGACCCTCCTTCTGACCCCACGGGCTGACCGGGTGACGTCCACCGGAGGTCTTGCCCTCACCACCACCGTGCGGGTGGTCGACCGGGTTCATCGCGACACCGCGGACGGTCGGGCGAACGCCCTTCCAGCGCATACGGCCGGCCTTGCCCCAGTTGATGTTCGACTGCTCGGCGTTGCCGACCTCACCGATCGTGGCGCGGCAGCGGACGTCGACCATGCGGACTTCACCGGACGGCATACGAAGGGTGGCCATCGTGCCCTCCTTCGCCAGCAGCTGCACCGAAGCACCCGCGGAGCGGGAGATCTTCGCGCCGCCACCGGGCCGGAGCTCGATCGCGTGGATCGTCGTACCGACCGGGATGTGGCGCAGCGGCAGGTTGTTGCCGGGCTTGATGTCGGCCCCGGGGCCGTTCTCGACCCGGTCACCCTGGCTGAGCTTGGCCGGCGCGATGATGTAGCGCTTCTCGCCGTCCGCGTAGTGCAGCAGCGCGATGCGCGCGGTGCGGTTGGGGTCGTACTCGATGTGCGCGACCTTGGCAGGCACGCCGTCCTTGTCGTGACGACGGAAGTCGATCACGCGGTAGGCGCGCTTGTGGCCACCACCCTGGTGGCGAACGGTCACACGACCGGCGTTGTTACGGCCGCCCTTGCTGTGCAGCGGGCGGACCAGCGACTTCTCCGGCGTGGACCGCGTGATCTCGACAAAGTCGGCGACGCTGGAGCCACGACGGCCCGGGGTCGTCGGCTTGTACTTGCGGATACCCATTTCTCAGTCCTCGTCCGATTCCGGACGACTCGACCTCCGTCAGGAGGCCGGGCCGCCGAAGATGTCGATACGGTCGCCCTCAGCGAGGGTCACGATGGCGCGCTTGGTGTTCGCGCGCTTGCCGAAACCGGTGCGGGTGCGCTTGCGCTTGCCCTGCCGGTTGATCGTGTTGACCCCGGCGACCTTGACCGAGAAGACCGCTTCCACGGCCTGCTTGATCTGGGTCTTGTTGGCGGTGGGCGCCACGATGAACGTGTACTTGTTCTCGTCGAGGAGCGCGTAGCTCTTCTCCGACACCACGGGCTTCACAAGAATGTCGCGGTGGTCGTGGAACGTCTTGCTGGTGATCTCGGCCATCAGGCTTCGGCCCCCTCGTTCTCGTTGTCATCGGCCTTGGAAGGGCCAGACACGAAGGACTCGAAGGCGGCCTTGGTGAAGACCACGTCGTCGGAGACGATCACGTCGTACGTGTTCAGCTGGCCCGGCGCCAGGATGTGTACCTGGGGCAGGTTGCGAACGGACAGCCATGCGGCCTCGTCGCCACGCTCGACGACCAGGAGCAGGTTCTTGCGCTCGCTGATCTTGCCCAGCAGGGTCTTCGCGGCCTTGGTGGAGATCGCGTCCTCGACCAGGCCGGAGACGACGTGGATACGCGAGTGGCGCGCCCGGTCGGTGAGGGCACCGCGCAGGGCGGCGGCCTTCATCTTCTTGGGCGTCCGCTGCGAGTAGTCACGCGGCTGCGGGCCGTGAACGACGCCACCGCCGACGAACTGCGGAGCGCGGGTCGAACCCTGACGGGCGCGGCCGGTGCCCTTCTGGCGGTACGGCTTGCGCCCACCACCACGGACCTCGCCGCGTGTCTTGGTCTTGTGCGTGCCCTGGCGGGCAGCGGCCAGCTGGGCGACTACGACCTGGTGGATCAGCGGAATGCTGACCTTGGCGTCGAAGATCTCCGCGGGGAGTTCGACGGTCCCGGCCTTGTCACCTGCCGGCGAAAGGATGTCAACAGTGCTCATCGTTACCTCAGGCCCCCTTGGCCGCGGTACGGACCAGGACGAGGCCGCCGTTCGGACCGGGGACCGCGCCCTTGATCAGGAGCAGGCCCTTCTCCGCGTCAACGGCATAGACGGTCAGGTTCTGTGTGGTGACCCGCTCGTTGCCCATACGACCGGCCATCCGCATGCCCTTGAACACACGGCCGGGGGTGGCGCAGCCACCGATGGAGCCGGGCGAGCGGTGCTTGCGCTGGACGCCGTGACCGGCGCCGAGGCCCTTGAAGTTGTGACGCTTCATGACACCGGCGAAGCCCTTGCCCTTGCTCTTGCCCGTGACGTCAACCTTGACGCCGGACTCGAACACCGAGGCGGTGACCTCCTGGCCGAGCGTGTACTCGCTCGCGTCGGAGGTGCGGAGCTCCACCAGGTGGCGGCGCGGGGTCACGTCGGCCTTGGCGAAGTGGCCCTTGAGGGGCTTGTTCACCTTGCGCGGGTCGATCTCGCCGAAGGCGATCTGGACCGACTCGTAGCCGTCGGAGTCATTCGTACGGACCTGGGTAACGACGCAGGGTCCGGCCTTGACCACGGTCACCGGGACGACACGGTTGTTCTCGTCCCAGACCTGGGTCATGCCGAGCTTCTCGCCCAGGACACCCTTGATCTGCTTTGCCATTCTTCCGCGCCTCTCAGAGCTTGATCTCGATGTCGACGCCGGCCGGAAGGTCCAGGCGCATCAACGAGTCAACGGTCTTGGGCGTCGGGTCGAGAATGTCGATCAGGCGCTTGTGCGTGCGCATCTCGAAGTGCTCGCGAGAATCCTTGTACTTGTGCGGCGACTTGATGACGCAGTACACGTTCTTCTCTGTGGGCAGCGGCACCGGGCCCGCGACCGACGCACCAGTACGCGTCACCGTCTCGACGATCTTCTTCGCCGAGGAATCGATGACCTCGTGGTCGTAGGCCTTGAGCCGGATGCGGATCTTCTGTCCCGCCATGGCTGCTAGTAGTCCTGTCTCTCGTCACGCTCTGGAACCCGGGGGGTTCGCGTCCTGCTCCGACCCACGCGGTCGGGCGTGTCGCATCCCCTCTACGAAAATCTCCCGAAAGGGAGATCCCAACCAAGGGGGCGCGGGCCCAGGACCGCGAGCCGGAGGCACAACACCTACCGGGCGCCTGGCCGGCGTCCCACTGACACTTCCCGGAAGATTCCCGTACGTCCGCACCAGCGCTGCCCCGAAAGGCAGTTGGCACGACGAGTACTGTGGGACTCGCTTCCGGTCCTCCCGGCGGGAGGCGCGCAGCATTGACGCTCAACCGAGCAACCTGAACAGTGTGCCACAGGGCCCGTGACCCTGGCCAATCGCGGCCGGAAAGGGTACCCCACGGGCTGACGCCCGAATCCTCACCCGGGTTGCACCTAGCGCGCGGCGTACGCGAGGAAGTCCGCCCAGGCCCCGGGGGCGAGGCCGAGGCGGGGGCCGGCGGGGTCCTTGGAGTCGCGGACGAGGACGGTGGCGGGGGTGGCGGCGACTTCAACGCAGTCGTTGTTGTCGCTGCCGCTGTAGCTGCTCTTGATCCAGGCGACTTCGACGCAGCTGGGCCCGTCGTTGGTGCTATAGCTGCTCTTGATCCAGTTCATGTCTCTCCCAGCACCTTCTCGATGAAGCTCAGCGACCCCCGGGGGCTGAGAGCCTGGGATCGGATAATCCCATACCGAAGCTCCAGTACGTGCACCTCTTTCGGGGCAACAACCACGCGGCTGGTGAGCTGCGCCTCGGAGTACCCCACCGCAGAACCGTCCCTCAGCTTGAGCAGCTGAAGCTGCCCGCCCATCCCGGCGTGGTCCTCACGGTCTGTTGGCATCACCTGAATCTCGACGTGCCGCAACCGGCCCATCTCCAGCAAGTGTTCAAGCTGCCGCCGCAAAACGGCCTTGCCCCCGATGGGCCGGAGCAGAGTCACTTCTTCCAGCACGAAGGTGAGCGTAACCAGCGGCGAGCGCGAGAAGATCGACTGTCGCGCGAGCCGCGCGGACACATACCGGTCCAGGTCGTCCGGCGAAAGCGCAGGCCGTCGTACGTCGAACAGCGCACGCGCGTACTCCTCGGTCTGCAACAGTCCATGGATGTTGTGGTTGCCGTAGGCACCCAGCTCAACGGTCTCGTTCTCCAACCGCGCCAGATCCCGAACCTTCTTCGGATACCGGGCCTCCGCCACGTCCTCCTTCATCGCGGCGATTTTGCCCTCCGCGCGCAGGACATCGTCCGCCCGGTCCAGGAACTCCGGCTTGGGGATCCGCTGCCCGGACTCGACCTTGTAGACCTGCGCCTCGCCGTACCCGATCGCCGCCCCGAACTCCGCGCGGCTCATCCCCACGCCCGTACGCCACAGCTTGATCTGGCGGCCCACCGCCTCGATCACCGCGCTGGAGTCGTCCTCCAGGTCAGGCTCCCAGTCGGGCTCGTCCGTCCCGTCATTCGCGTACAAGGATCCGCACCTCCACCAGGTCACGTAGGACGACGAGGACAGATCCGTACACCCACCGGACAGTCACTGTCCGTACGCCCGCCCTCACTATTCAGGCTACGCACACCCGACCACGCTGTGTGACGTGAACCTCAAAAACAGCAACCTGACCCATCAGTTCAGCGTCCAGCTCTCCTCCACCCGCAGGGGCGCCCGGCTGGCACGCCTGCTGGCCACAGAGCAGATCCGTTCCTGGGGCCTCCCCCACGAAACGGCCGCCCAGGTCATCGCGGAACTGACGTCGAACGCCGCGACGCACGGCCGCGCGCCGGGCCGGGACTTCCGTATCGCCCTGACGGTCCCGACGCCGGGCACGCTCCGTATCGAGGTGACGGACACCAGGCCGGAACGCCTCCCCGCCATCCCCCGCAACGCGGCCCTGGACGAGGAATGGGGCAGGGGCCTGCTCCTGGTGAACGCCCTGTCCACCCGCTGGGGAGCGATCACAGGCCCCCCGCCCTGCAAAACGGTCTGGGCGGAACTGGACCTCACGCCGCGCCTCTCCCACCTGGAGAATGCGAGGCACTGGGACGAGGAGTCCTTCGCCCGACGCCACGCGTGAGAGAAGGGCATGGAGGACAAGCTTTGAACGGGCAAAGACGCGAAGGGAGAGAGTCCGCACGGCACGACGCTCTGCGGTACCGGGCGATGCGCGACATCGTCGAACGCACGCGAGAGAGCGTCCCGGGCAAGCTGGAGATCACGCACGAGGGGATCGTTCACGACATGATGCGGCCCGGAGGGCCGCACGAACTCACGGCCGCCCGTGTCAGCCGCAGGCTGGAGAGGGTCATGCCCGACGGTCTGCTGGCCCATACCGGCACTCCTGATGTCGAGGACGTCACCGAAGGCGTGATGCGCCACCCGGACGTGATGGTGATCGCCGAGGCGGACATGGAGGTCGAGGGATCGTTCGACCCCCGGAGCCTCCTCGCCGCAATGGAGATCGTCTCCCGCTCCAACCCGGACAACGACTGGGTCGGCAAGGTGCGGGACTACCCGCTGCTGGGAATCCCCATGTACGTGATCTTCGACCCGCGCACGGGCACCGGCGCGGTGCTGTCCGACATCCACTCGACCCCGGACGGCCCTCGCTACGCCACCCGCAAGGACTTCGTGTACGGCGAGGAAATCATGGTGGGTGAGTGGCTGATCTCGACGGACCGACTCCCGCGCTACGCGTGACCCGGGGGACGCGAGTGCGGCCGCGCGCCAACAGGGCAGCAGAAGCAGGTCGTTGACGTCTTCCGGGAGCACCACCGGCGCGCTACTGGAGGAACCCTCCGCGCACCGAGCCCGTGACCCCCGTCGTCGTGATGCCGGTCGCCGTGCCCTTGAAGCGGAGGTAGTCCGCGAACAGGTCCGCGTAGCCGTCGCGGTTCGCGTCGCGCAGGCGCAGGTCCGCGCCGAAGGACGCGTCCGTCTCCGGGTCGCCCGGGACGCCCGGGGTCGTGCGGTCGATCCACTGGGACTTCGTGCCGGTCAGGCCGGACGCGCCGCCGCGGAGGATCTGGATCGCGCCCGCGCCCGGGTGCGTACCGACCTTCTCGCCCCACGTGGACACCGCGAGGTCCGGGTAGCCGTCGTGGTTCACGTCGGCGGCCGACACGGCCCCGCCGAACCAGTCGCGCACCTGCGGGGTGCCGGCGACCCCGGCCGTGTTCTGGTTGAGCTTGGTGGACGCGCCGGGACCGGAGGCGCCGCCGCGCCAGACGTAGACCGCGCCCTTCTCGCCGTCGGCGTGCGGGTGGCCCAGGGCGATGTCGCCGTAGCCGTCCTTGTCGAAGTCCGCGACCACACCCACCGCCGCGAACGAGGCGTCCTCGCCCGTGCCGAGTTTCAGCGTGGCGCCCCCCTTGAGGGTGGCGCCGCCCCGGACGAACCAGGCGCCGGTGAGCGTGTGCGCGGGGCCGTCGACCCCGCCGAGGACCACCAGGTCCGTGGCGGCGTCCTTGGTGACCCTGCCCGCCACGAGGTGCTCGGCGAAGAGGCTGTCCCGGGTGAGCTTCGTGACCGTACCGCTGACGGCGGACTTGGCGAAGGCGCCCCGGTAGACGTACGCGGTGTGGTTGTTGATCACCGCGAGGTCGGGCCGGCCGTCACCGTTGAAGTCCCCCGCCGCCAGGTCCTGGCCGAACGCGCCCCACTTCGCCGCGCCCTTGTTGGGCACGGTCGTGCCGCCCGACAGGCCGGACTTGGAACCCCACAGGACCGTGACGGCGCCCTGGCTCTTGGTGCTGCCGACCGCCTCGCCCGGGACGCCGACGGCGAGGTCGGCGTAACCGTCCCGGTTGAAGTCCGCCCCGGCCAGGGTCCGGCCGAAACCGTCGTCCCACTCGTTCGTGCCGGGGACGCCCGCGCTGTTCTGCGTGATGTTCTGCTTGCGGCCGGTGGGGCCGCTCGCCGTCCCGTAGACGATCCCGACCGTGCCCGACCCGTCGGAACCCGCGTCGGTCACGCCGACGCCGTAGGCGTAGTCGCGGTATCCGTCGCCGTTGAAGTCGTCGGCGTACTTGGCGGTCGCCGCCCCGGCCGGCGCGGCCTGGAGGGCGAGCGGGGTGACGGTCGAGGCCAGGACGGTCGCGGCCAGCAGGGCACTTCGTCTGCGCATCGGTTCGGCTCCTTGGCTGGGGAGGTACGAGGGGTACGGCGAGGGCTCAGCCCGCGAGCGGATCGCCAAAGGCGCTGTACGCGGCCGGCAGGCCGAGGCCGCGGGGCCCGAAGCCGACCGATCCGGCGGCCGGGAAGCCGGTACCGGCGGCACCGCGCAGGAAGGTCAGGCCGCCGGCGTCGCCGTCCTCCGCCTCGGCGGTGACGGAGAGGTCCGCGTAACCGTCGCGGTTCACGTCGGACGCGAACAGGCGCTCGCCGAAGCTGTCCCCGTCCTCCGACGCGCCGGGGACCCCGGCGGTGTCCTGGGAAAGGCTGCGGGCCCCTGTGGTGGTGACCCCCTTCGCCGAGCCGCGCAGAACAACCACCGCTCCGGCGGACCAGGTCGCCTCCGGGTCGACACCGAAGGTCTTGCCGGGGACGCCTGCGGCGAGGTCGCCGTACCCGTCCTTGTCGAAGTCGCCGACCGCCACCGAGGCGCCGAAGCTGTCGCCGTACACACTCGTACCGGGCACCCCCGCGCTGTTCTGCGTGAGGGTGGTACGGCGACTGGCGCTGGGCCCCGCGGCGGCGCCGTACACGATGCCGACCTCGCCCCCCTTGGAGCCGCTGGGCTCCCGGTCGGGGTCGTCCGGGTTGCCGATGACGATGTCGCCGTAGCCGTCCTTGTCCAGGTCGCCGATGGCGGCGTTCGTACCGGCAGGCAGGGTGCTCCCCTTCACCAGCCCACCGCTCCCGCCCTTGTAGAGGACAGACGGACCGAGCGGATCCTTGTTGATCTTCTGCCCCTGAACAACCAGATCGACGGCGGCGTCCTTGGTGACCTTGCCGGCGGTGAGATTCGGCCGGTCGAGGGGGGACTTGTAGCTCGTGGCCTTCCCGTGGCTGCCGGACTTGGCGAACGGTCCCCGTACGAGCCTGATCTCCCAGGCGGGAACGCCGTGCCCCTGATTGACGATCGCGAGGTCCGGCTTGCCGTCCCCGGTGAAGTCGCCGGCGGCGAGGCTCTGTCCGAAGTACGTGCCGTACTGGACCGGGTCCGGGTTGGGGACGGTCGTACCGCCGCTGAGCCCCTTGGCCCCGCCCCAGACGATGACAACGGTCCCGGACTCGTTCATCTTGCCGTTGTCCTCGTCCGGCGCGGAGACGACCAGATCGCTGTAGCCGTCCCGGTTGAGGTCGGCCACGGCGAGCGAACGGCCGAAGTCGTCGTACGCCTCGGCGGCGCCGGGAATCCCGGCGCTGTCCTGGCTGATCACCGTACGGTGCGCGGGGTCGAGCCCCTTCACGGTCCCGTACACGACGGCGACGCGCCCGGCGGACGCCTTGGTCCCGACCTTCGCCATGAAGGCGCCGATCGCGAGGTCGCGGTATCCGTCGCCGTTGAAGTCCCCGGCGAGCCCGGAGGGCGCGGCGGCGGCGCCACCCGTGGCGGCGGTCAGCAGCCCGCCGGCGAGGGCGGTCGCGGCAGCGAGGGAGAGGGTGGTGCGGAGGGTGCTGTGCATGGGGCTTTTACGTCTCCGGTGCGTGAGGAGTCCGGTGCGGGGAGGGAATCCAGTGCGGGGGGGGGAGGGAATCCGCAGAAATCCGAATGCAGTGGAGACCTGTGGGAGGACGCAATGGTTGTGCGGCGGGCAAGGGGGTGGTTGGGGTGGGGTGGTTGGGTGCGGGTTCAGACCGAGGGGTAGTCGGGGGCACCCGGGTTGTGTGGTTCGGGTGGGGCCGCCCCTTGCTGTTGAGTGTCGCGGGTCCGGCCCGGGCGTCAAGGGCGCTCCTGCGTCGCGTCGGCTGCGCCGATTGCGCTGCGCTTAACCCTTGACCCCCGGCCCGGACCCGCAAGTGCAGAGTGGGGGGGGCGGCCGGGGGGAGGGGTCCCCGGGGGCCAGTCTGTGCTTGGGGTTTCGTCGCGGGCTGCGGCTTTCGGCGGGGGTTTGCGCACCACTTGAATGGGGCGGTGGCGACTCGGCTCGGCGGCTGCCACGCCGTCTGTTGGTGGGTGTGCAAGCACCGTGTCTGAGATCCGTGGTCAGCTGCGGGGTCGGGCAGGGCCCCGGCCCGTCCTGGTGGCAAATATGCCCCATTTGCCCAGGCTTTGAGGTCCCCTGGGGGCCTCTTTCGCCTGGTCTTGTGTCCTCTGTTTCATTAAGGGGCTCCGACGGCAAACAACCCACCGAAACGGGCCGGGTGGCCGCCCCGCCCGCCACATCCGCCTCCACTACCCACCACCACATCCCGGCAGGCCATATACCCCATTTGTTCTAGCTTTGAGGGCTCCTGAGGGCCTCTCCCACCCGGTCTTGTGTCCTGTGTTGCGTTAAAGGGCTCTCACAGCAAACAACCCACCGAAACAGGCCAGACCAGCCGCCTGTCCCCACCA includes:
- a CDS encoding ATP-binding protein; its protein translation is MNLKNSNLTHQFSVQLSSTRRGARLARLLATEQIRSWGLPHETAAQVIAELTSNAATHGRAPGRDFRIALTVPTPGTLRIEVTDTRPERLPAIPRNAALDEEWGRGLLLVNALSTRWGAITGPPPCKTVWAELDLTPRLSHLENARHWDEESFARRHA
- a CDS encoding FG-GAP-like repeat-containing protein; this encodes MHSTLRTTLSLAAATALAGGLLTAATGGAAAAPSGLAGDFNGDGYRDLAIGAFMAKVGTKASAGRVAVVYGTVKGLDPAHRTVISQDSAGIPGAAEAYDDFGRSLAVADLNRDGYSDLVVSAPDEDNGKMNESGTVVIVWGGAKGLSGGTTVPNPDPVQYGTYFGQSLAAGDFTGDGKPDLAIVNQGHGVPAWEIRLVRGPFAKSGSHGKATSYKSPLDRPNLTAGKVTKDAAVDLVVQGQKINKDPLGPSVLYKGGSGGLVKGSTLPAGTNAAIGDLDKDGYGDIVIGNPDDPDREPSGSKGGEVGIVYGAAAGPSASRRTTLTQNSAGVPGTSVYGDSFGASVAVGDFDKDGYGDLAAGVPGKTFGVDPEATWSAGAVVVLRGSAKGVTTTGARSLSQDTAGVPGASEDGDSFGERLFASDVNRDGYADLSVTAEAEDGDAGGLTFLRGAAGTGFPAAGSVGFGPRGLGLPAAYSAFGDPLAG
- a CDS encoding helix-turn-helix domain-containing protein — protein: MYANDGTDEPDWEPDLEDDSSAVIEAVGRQIKLWRTGVGMSRAEFGAAIGYGEAQVYKVESGQRIPKPEFLDRADDVLRAEGKIAAMKEDVAEARYPKKVRDLARLENETVELGAYGNHNIHGLLQTEEYARALFDVRRPALSPDDLDRYVSARLARQSIFSRSPLVTLTFVLEEVTLLRPIGGKAVLRRQLEHLLEMGRLRHVEIQVMPTDREDHAGMGGQLQLLKLRDGSAVGYSEAQLTSRVVVAPKEVHVLELRYGIIRSQALSPRGSLSFIEKVLGET
- a CDS encoding FG-GAP-like repeat-containing protein, producing MRRRSALLAATVLASTVTPLALQAAPAGAATAKYADDFNGDGYRDYAYGVGVTDAGSDGSGTVGIVYGTASGPTGRKQNITQNSAGVPGTNEWDDGFGRTLAGADFNRDGYADLAVGVPGEAVGSTKSQGAVTVLWGSKSGLSGGTTVPNKGAAKWGAFGQDLAAGDFNGDGRPDLAVINNHTAYVYRGAFAKSAVSGTVTKLTRDSLFAEHLVAGRVTKDAATDLVVLGGVDGPAHTLTGAWFVRGGATLKGGATLKLGTGEDASFAAVGVVADFDKDGYGDIALGHPHADGEKGAVYVWRGGASGPGASTKLNQNTAGVAGTPQVRDWFGGAVSAADVNHDGYPDLAVSTWGEKVGTHPGAGAIQILRGGASGLTGTKSQWIDRTTPGVPGDPETDASFGADLRLRDANRDGYADLFADYLRFKGTATGITTTGVTGSVRGGFLQ
- a CDS encoding Uma2 family endonuclease: MRDIVERTRESVPGKLEITHEGIVHDMMRPGGPHELTAARVSRRLERVMPDGLLAHTGTPDVEDVTEGVMRHPDVMVIAEADMEVEGSFDPRSLLAAMEIVSRSNPDNDWVGKVRDYPLLGIPMYVIFDPRTGTGAVLSDIHSTPDGPRYATRKDFVYGEEIMVGEWLISTDRLPRYA
- a CDS encoding DUF397 domain-containing protein; protein product: MNWIKSSYSTNDGPSCVEVAWIKSSYSGSDNNDCVEVAATPATVLVRDSKDPAGPRLGLAPGAWADFLAYAAR